The Amycolatopsis sp. DG1A-15b genome window below encodes:
- a CDS encoding helix-turn-helix domain-containing protein produces the protein MAGLPPRKRIEDVELLRALAHPLRSALLNHLTAVGPRTASECAEAVGSTASNCSWHLRQLAQYGLVERADAEDGRERPWRARQVGLDIGRFADDPARRAAQLGVVGASLGHEQELTQRYLDSLDDLDPAWVAASGLSTYALRVTPEELTRLSDAIDALVRPYVGAIRPDAPANARPVHVSLRAFPRIEHSGKAEE, from the coding sequence ATGGCCGGGCTGCCGCCGCGCAAGCGGATCGAAGACGTCGAGCTGCTGCGGGCGCTGGCGCACCCGCTGCGGTCGGCGCTGCTGAACCACCTGACCGCCGTCGGCCCGCGCACCGCGAGCGAGTGCGCCGAGGCGGTCGGCTCGACGGCGTCCAACTGCAGCTGGCACCTGCGGCAGCTCGCGCAGTACGGCCTGGTGGAGCGGGCCGACGCCGAGGACGGCCGGGAACGGCCGTGGCGCGCCCGGCAGGTCGGGCTGGACATCGGCCGGTTCGCCGACGACCCGGCCCGCCGGGCCGCCCAGCTGGGCGTCGTGGGCGCGAGCCTGGGCCACGAGCAGGAGCTGACCCAGCGCTACCTGGACTCCCTCGACGACCTCGACCCGGCCTGGGTCGCGGCGTCGGGGCTCTCGACGTACGCGCTGCGCGTCACGCCGGAAGAGCTGACCCGGCTGAGCGACGCGATCGACGCGCTGGTCCGGCCCTACGTCGGCGCGATCCGGCCGGACGCCCCGGCGAACGCGCGCCCGGTGCACGTCAGCCTCCGGGCGTTCCCGCGCATCGAACACTCGGGGAAGGCGGAGGAATGA
- a CDS encoding MarR family transcriptional regulator encodes MPDQRELATAAALALPRFVGSTALFHAAVAERMAVTPTELHCLHLLHGGVSDSPTELARLLGMSTGAFTRLLDRMERHRLAERAPDPADRRRLVVRPLPDRMAELAELYAPMARFVGERLARFDRRQLTALLEFLTDGTAAAERSTADLPDVTQAITG; translated from the coding sequence TTGCCCGACCAGCGCGAACTCGCCACCGCCGCCGCCCTCGCCCTCCCCCGGTTCGTGGGCTCGACCGCGCTCTTCCACGCCGCGGTCGCCGAGCGGATGGCCGTCACCCCGACCGAGCTGCACTGCCTGCACCTGCTCCACGGCGGCGTCAGCGACTCCCCGACCGAACTCGCCCGGCTGCTCGGGATGAGCACGGGCGCGTTCACCCGGCTGCTCGACCGGATGGAACGGCACCGGCTCGCCGAACGCGCCCCCGATCCCGCCGACCGGCGCCGGCTCGTCGTGCGGCCGCTCCCCGACCGGATGGCCGAACTCGCCGAGCTGTACGCGCCGATGGCGCGGTTCGTCGGCGAACGTCTCGCCCGCTTCGACCGCCGTCAGCTGACCGCCCTGCTCGAGTTCCTCACCGACGGCACCGCGGCGGCGGAACGGTCGACGGCGGACCTGCCGGATGTGACCCAGGCCATAACCGGTTGA